The Vibrio echinoideorum genome includes a region encoding these proteins:
- the tusA gene encoding sulfurtransferase TusA — protein MTFKPELATHTLEAEGLRCPEPVMMVRKTIRNMQDGDVLLVKADDPSTTRDIPSFCRFMDHQLVGQATEALPYQYLIRKGLEA, from the coding sequence ATGACATTCAAACCTGAACTGGCAACCCATACTTTAGAAGCTGAAGGCCTGCGTTGCCCAGAACCAGTAATGATGGTCAGGAAGACAATTAGAAACATGCAGGATGGCGATGTGTTACTGGTAAAAGCTGACGACCCTTCGACAACTCGTGATATTCCGAGCTTTTGTCGTTTTATGGATCATCAGTTAGTCGGCCAAGCGACTGAAGCTTTGCCTTACCAATATTTGATAAGAAAAGGGTTGGAGGCATAA
- the acuI gene encoding acrylyl-CoA reductase (NADPH) yields the protein MFKALVLNQEDKKTIASVSQIDESQLPEGNVKVDVSYSSLNYKDGLAITGKGRIVRNFPMVPGIDLSGVVSQSEDPRYKAGDEVVLTGWGVGEGHWGGMAEKASLNGDWLVPMPSGLDAKKVMAIGTAGFTAMLCVQAIVDAGIKPEDGEILVTGASGGVGSVSITLLNQLGYKVAAVTGRASANGELLKSLGATRIVERSELEEPAKPLEKQLWAGAIDTVGSKVLAKVLAQIDYNGAVAMCGLAGGFDLPTTVMPFILRNVRLQGVDSVMCPREKRIKAWEQLAELLPESFYAQATKEVSLDGAIQAAEDITNGQITGRVVIKL from the coding sequence ATGTTTAAAGCACTTGTACTAAACCAAGAAGACAAAAAAACTATCGCGTCAGTTTCTCAAATTGATGAGTCTCAATTACCTGAAGGTAACGTGAAGGTTGATGTAAGTTACTCTTCTTTGAACTACAAAGATGGTTTGGCGATTACAGGTAAAGGACGCATTGTTCGTAACTTTCCTATGGTTCCTGGTATCGACCTTTCTGGTGTGGTTTCACAATCTGAAGACCCACGCTACAAAGCGGGCGACGAAGTTGTTCTAACTGGCTGGGGTGTTGGTGAAGGCCACTGGGGCGGCATGGCGGAGAAAGCAAGCCTAAACGGTGATTGGTTAGTGCCAATGCCATCGGGTCTAGACGCTAAAAAAGTAATGGCTATTGGTACAGCAGGCTTTACAGCAATGCTTTGTGTTCAAGCTATTGTAGATGCTGGCATCAAACCAGAAGACGGTGAAATCCTAGTAACAGGTGCAAGTGGCGGCGTAGGCAGCGTGTCTATCACTCTACTAAACCAACTGGGCTACAAAGTCGCAGCTGTGACTGGTCGTGCTTCTGCAAATGGCGAGCTATTAAAATCACTAGGCGCAACACGTATTGTAGAGCGTTCTGAACTAGAAGAACCGGCGAAGCCACTTGAGAAACAACTGTGGGCTGGTGCTATCGATACTGTAGGTAGCAAAGTACTTGCAAAAGTATTGGCGCAAATTGATTACAACGGTGCGGTTGCAATGTGTGGTCTAGCAGGCGGTTTTGACTTACCAACCACGGTAATGCCATTCATTCTACGTAACGTTCGCCTACAAGGTGTGGACTCGGTAATGTGCCCTCGTGAAAAACGTATTAAAGCGTGGGAACAACTAGCGGAATTGCTACCTGAATCTTTCTACGCGCAAGCAACCAAAGAAGTGTCTTTAGACGGTGCAATTCAAGCAGCAGAAGACATCACTAACGGTCAAATCACTGGTCGCGTAGTCATTAAACTATAG
- a CDS encoding LysR family transcriptional regulator — protein sequence MELEDIYRRDLNLLVALKVLIEEGSVSQAAIRLNLSQSATSRVLGRLRELLNDPLFTRQGQHLIPTKKALEISQRIDQPLESFRQLLSPSNFDPYYCSERFLIATTDYAMQTILPYALPKIYEQAPNISLEFAPLQHEHLFKQLSTERVDMAICRPSGSIAPLHQEVLGPVGVSCLLSKNHPLADRSLSLEDYVSLPHAMIAISDGVKALLDNALANQQPRKMVLRAYHLEAALAIVDRMPLVITVPADLAYLVAERYDLVVKPLPFEFMPFDYSLIWHSRCDSSASQQWLRRVVKEECGELIQKRIADVGLG from the coding sequence GTGGAATTAGAAGACATCTATCGTAGAGACCTTAATTTATTGGTCGCCTTAAAGGTATTGATTGAAGAAGGCAGTGTTAGTCAGGCTGCGATTCGGCTTAACTTAAGCCAATCAGCAACCAGCCGTGTATTGGGACGACTTCGAGAGTTACTCAATGACCCTCTGTTTACACGCCAAGGTCAGCATCTTATTCCCACCAAGAAAGCACTCGAAATCAGTCAACGTATTGATCAACCTTTAGAGTCATTCCGCCAACTGCTTAGCCCGAGTAATTTTGACCCTTACTATTGCAGTGAGCGTTTTCTGATCGCAACCACCGACTACGCGATGCAAACCATCTTGCCGTATGCGTTACCTAAGATTTACGAGCAAGCGCCTAATATTTCTTTGGAATTTGCGCCGCTGCAGCATGAGCATTTGTTTAAGCAACTCAGCACCGAACGTGTCGATATGGCTATTTGTCGCCCGAGTGGCAGCATCGCACCACTTCATCAAGAAGTATTGGGGCCGGTCGGTGTGTCGTGTTTGTTATCTAAAAATCACCCTTTAGCCGATCGATCGTTAAGTCTTGAAGATTATGTTTCTTTACCTCACGCGATGATTGCGATCAGTGATGGTGTTAAGGCTTTACTCGATAACGCTTTAGCTAATCAACAGCCTCGCAAAATGGTGCTGCGTGCTTATCACCTTGAAGCGGCATTGGCGATTGTCGATAGAATGCCGTTGGTGATCACTGTGCCTGCCGATTTGGCTTATTTGGTTGCTGAGCGTTATGACTTGGTCGTCAAGCCGTTGCCATTTGAGTTTATGCCGTTTGATTACTCATTGATTTGGCACTCACGTTGCGATTCTTCAGCTTCGCAACAATGGTTAAGAAGAGTGGTTAAAGAGGAGTGTGGCGAATTGATTCAAAAGCGTATTGCGGATGTTGGCTTAGGTTAA
- the glyS gene encoding glycine--tRNA ligase subunit beta, which translates to MAKNFLIELGTEELPPTALRSLAEAFASNFEAGLKTAELSHEGIKWYAAPRRLALKVTALAEGQADKVVEKRGPAISVAFDAEGNATKAAQGWARGNGITVEQADRLKTDKGEWLLFKQEVAGKPVQELVIDIAAKALAGLPIPKAMRWGNSDIQFIRPVKTLTVLLGDELVEGKILGVASARTIRGHRFMGEQEFTIDSADQYPAILEERGKVMADYDARKAIILADAKKAADAVGGIADLEDDLVEEVTSLVEWPVVLTAKFEQEFLKVPSEALVYTMKGDQKYFPVYDSEKNLLPNFIFVSNIESKEPRHVIEGNEKVVRPRLADAEFFFNTDRKRPLIDRLAELDQAIFQKQLGTIKDKTDRITELAGYIAEQIDADVEKSKRAGLLAKCDLMTSMVFEFTDTQGVMGMHYATHDGEDEQVALALYEQYMPRFAGDTLPSTGISSAVAMADKLDTIVGIFGIGQAPKGSDPFALRRASLGVLRIIVENGYNLDLTDLIGKAKELLGDKLTNDNVETDVIDFMLGRFRAWYQDAGFSVDIIQAVLARRPTKPADFDQRVKAVSHFRELEAAEALAAANKRVGNILAKFDGELPAEIDLALLQEDAEKALAENVEVMTEALEPAFATGNYQEALSKLADLREPVDAFFDNVMVMADDEALKKNRLTLLNNLRNLFLQIADISLLQK; encoded by the coding sequence ATGGCGAAGAATTTTCTAATTGAACTGGGTACGGAAGAGCTTCCACCAACGGCACTTCGTTCCCTAGCAGAAGCCTTTGCTTCTAACTTTGAAGCAGGTCTTAAAACTGCTGAGCTTTCTCACGAAGGCATCAAGTGGTACGCAGCACCTCGTCGTCTAGCACTTAAAGTGACTGCACTGGCTGAAGGCCAAGCAGACAAAGTGGTTGAGAAGCGCGGTCCTGCAATTTCTGTCGCATTCGATGCTGAAGGCAACGCGACTAAAGCTGCACAAGGTTGGGCCCGTGGTAACGGTATTACCGTTGAGCAAGCTGACCGCCTGAAAACAGATAAAGGCGAGTGGCTTCTTTTCAAACAAGAAGTGGCTGGCAAACCTGTTCAAGAATTGGTTATCGACATTGCTGCGAAAGCTCTCGCTGGCCTACCAATTCCTAAAGCAATGCGCTGGGGTAACTCAGACATTCAATTTATCCGTCCAGTGAAAACACTGACAGTACTACTAGGTGATGAGCTTGTTGAAGGCAAAATCCTAGGCGTAGCTTCTGCTCGTACTATCCGTGGCCACCGTTTCATGGGCGAACAAGAGTTCACAATCGACTCTGCTGACCAATACCCTGCGATCTTAGAAGAGCGCGGTAAAGTAATGGCAGATTACGATGCGCGTAAAGCGATCATTCTTGCTGATGCTAAAAAAGCAGCAGATGCGGTTGGCGGTATTGCTGACCTAGAAGATGATCTTGTTGAAGAAGTTACCTCTTTGGTTGAATGGCCAGTGGTGCTTACTGCTAAGTTTGAGCAAGAGTTCCTAAAAGTGCCTTCTGAAGCTTTGGTTTACACCATGAAAGGCGATCAGAAGTACTTCCCTGTATACGATTCAGAGAAAAACCTACTACCGAACTTTATCTTCGTTTCGAACATCGAGTCTAAAGAGCCTCGTCACGTTATCGAAGGTAACGAGAAAGTGGTACGTCCACGTCTTGCTGATGCTGAGTTCTTCTTCAACACCGACCGTAAGCGTCCGCTTATCGACCGTCTTGCTGAACTAGACCAAGCTATCTTCCAGAAGCAATTGGGGACGATCAAAGACAAAACAGACCGCATCACAGAACTTGCTGGCTACATTGCTGAGCAAATCGATGCTGACGTTGAAAAGTCTAAGCGTGCTGGCCTACTGGCTAAATGTGACCTAATGACATCGATGGTATTCGAATTTACGGATACTCAAGGTGTAATGGGCATGCACTACGCAACGCACGATGGTGAAGACGAGCAAGTAGCACTAGCACTTTACGAGCAGTACATGCCTCGTTTTGCGGGTGACACACTACCAAGCACTGGCATCTCTTCTGCGGTTGCAATGGCAGACAAGCTAGACACTATCGTAGGTATCTTCGGTATTGGCCAAGCACCAAAAGGTTCTGACCCATTCGCGCTACGTCGTGCATCACTAGGTGTGCTACGTATCATCGTTGAAAACGGCTACAACCTAGACCTAACCGATCTAATCGGTAAAGCGAAAGAGCTACTAGGTGACAAGCTGACCAACGACAACGTAGAAACTGACGTTATCGACTTCATGCTAGGTCGTTTCCGCGCATGGTACCAAGATGCTGGTTTCAGCGTTGATATCATCCAAGCGGTATTAGCACGTCGCCCAACCAAGCCAGCTGACTTTGACCAACGTGTCAAAGCGGTTTCTCACTTCCGTGAATTGGAAGCAGCAGAAGCACTAGCAGCAGCGAACAAGCGTGTAGGTAATATCCTTGCGAAATTCGATGGCGAGCTACCGGCTGAAATCGATCTAGCGCTTCTTCAAGAAGACGCAGAGAAAGCGCTGGCTGAAAACGTTGAAGTAATGACGGAAGCACTAGAACCAGCATTCGCGACAGGCAACTACCAAGAAGCCCTAAGCAAACTTGCTGACCTACGTGAACCCGTTGATGCATTCTTCGATAACGTAATGGTTATGGCTGATGACGAGGCTCTGAAGAAGAACCGTCTAACGCTACTGAACAACCTGCGTAACCTGTTCCTACAGATTGCTGATATCTCTCTATTGCAAAAATAA
- a CDS encoding TMEM165/GDT1 family protein has product MSVLAISITTVALAEIGDKTQLLSLLLASRYRKPIPIIAAIFFATIANHALAAWLGVVVADYLSPEVLKWVLVVSFIAMAGWILIPDKLDDDEAISNRGPFVASFIAFFIAEIGDKTQIATSILGAQYSDALTWVILGTTIGMLLANVPVVIIGKLSADKMPLDLIRKITALLFVGLAIAAAFY; this is encoded by the coding sequence GTGAGCGTTTTAGCAATTTCAATTACAACTGTCGCCTTAGCCGAGATCGGTGATAAGACTCAGTTGTTATCCCTTTTATTAGCCAGTCGATATCGAAAACCGATACCGATTATTGCCGCTATCTTCTTTGCCACAATTGCCAATCATGCCCTTGCTGCATGGCTCGGTGTTGTGGTCGCGGATTACTTATCTCCTGAAGTGTTGAAATGGGTGCTGGTGGTCAGTTTTATCGCTATGGCGGGCTGGATTCTTATTCCGGATAAACTGGACGACGATGAAGCCATCTCTAACCGTGGTCCGTTTGTCGCCAGTTTTATTGCTTTCTTTATTGCTGAGATTGGCGATAAGACTCAGATTGCGACCTCCATTCTAGGGGCCCAATATTCTGATGCATTAACGTGGGTGATTCTGGGTACTACCATTGGTATGTTGCTGGCGAATGTGCCTGTGGTGATCATTGGTAAGTTATCGGCAGATAAGATGCCTCTTGATCTGATTCGCAAGATCACTGCTTTGTTATTCGTGGGTTTGGCTATCGCAGCGGCTTTCTATTAA
- the glyQ gene encoding glycine--tRNA ligase subunit alpha, producing MQKYDIKTFQGMILALQDYWAQNGCTIVQPLDMEVGAGTSHPMTCLRALGPEPMSTAYVQPSRRPTDGRYGENPNRLQHYYQFQVALKPSPDNIQELYLGSLEVLGVDPLVHDIRFVEDNWENPTLGAWGLGWEVWLNGMEVTQFTYFQQVGGLECKPVTGEITYGIERLAMYIQEVDSVYDLVWNVAPDGSNVTYGDIFHQNEVEQSTYNFEHADVDFLFTFFDQCEKECKELLELEKPLPLPAYERILKAGHAFNILDARKAISVTERQRYILRIRNLTKAVAEAYYASREALGFPMCRSVEKKEGK from the coding sequence ATGCAAAAATACGATATCAAAACCTTCCAGGGAATGATCCTCGCGCTGCAGGATTACTGGGCACAAAACGGTTGTACCATTGTTCAACCACTAGATATGGAAGTAGGTGCTGGCACCTCTCACCCAATGACATGTCTACGTGCACTTGGCCCAGAGCCAATGTCTACGGCATACGTTCAACCTTCTCGTCGTCCGACCGATGGTCGTTACGGTGAAAACCCGAACCGCCTGCAGCACTACTATCAATTCCAAGTAGCTCTAAAACCTTCTCCAGATAACATCCAGGAGTTGTACTTAGGCTCTCTTGAAGTTCTTGGTGTCGACCCGCTTGTTCACGATATTCGCTTCGTAGAAGACAACTGGGAAAACCCAACGCTAGGCGCATGGGGTCTTGGTTGGGAAGTATGGCTAAACGGTATGGAAGTGACTCAATTCACTTACTTCCAACAAGTTGGCGGCCTTGAGTGTAAGCCTGTAACTGGCGAGATCACTTACGGTATCGAGCGTCTAGCAATGTACATCCAAGAAGTAGACTCAGTTTACGACCTTGTATGGAACGTAGCACCAGACGGTTCTAACGTGACTTACGGTGACATCTTCCACCAAAACGAAGTTGAGCAATCAACGTACAACTTCGAGCACGCAGACGTAGATTTCCTATTCACTTTCTTTGACCAGTGCGAAAAAGAGTGTAAAGAGCTACTTGAGCTTGAGAAGCCACTGCCGCTTCCAGCTTACGAGCGCATTCTAAAAGCAGGTCACGCATTCAACATCCTTGATGCGCGCAAAGCTATCTCTGTAACAGAGCGCCAACGTTACATCCTTCGCATCCGCAACCTGACTAAAGCTGTTGCAGAAGCGTACTACGCGTCACGTGAAGCGCTTGGCTTCCCAATGTGCCGTTCTGTAGAAAAAAAGGAAGGTAAATAA